In the Mycolicibacter minnesotensis genome, CTTCGAGTTCGGCCTCCAGTGCGGCCACCCGAGCCGCGTGCTGGGAGCGGGCCTCGGCCATCAACGCCTCGATCGGTGCGAACAGCTCCTCATGCAATTCCTTGGCGGCGCGCGACACCGCCGCGGCAGCCACCTCAAGATTGCGCACCAGGTAGCTGCTGCCCTGCTTGATCTCGGCATGCCATTCGCCGTCGGCGGTCCCGGTGACCGTCAGGGTCAGCTCGAGGGTCTTGGATTTCTTGCCGGCTGACTTCTTGACCGGCTCCTTGGTCTCGGGGGCGACCAGAGCCGCAGGGGCGGCGGGAGCCTCGGGGGCCGTCGGTGCCTGCGTGACGGCGTCCATCGACGAGTCGGGGTCGGTCGTCGGGGCTTGCGCGGCGATCGTGGGGGCAGTCATGTTGCGGCGAACTCCTTGCTCAATCATCGCCCGCGCGGCGGCAGGCGGTCTCGCCCTGCATTAGAACACACGTTCGAGAAGTTCGGTTCTTTCGGCCCGCCGTGGCGCCCGGGTCGAACTAACGCTCAATCCTTCGGCGGCGGGCTCATCGAGGAGATGTAGTACGTCTCCTGTCCGGTGGGGTAGCCGCCGCCATCGGTGGCGATATGAACATGGTCGTAGTGGTTGGCCGTCTCATTGCCGTAGTCCGACGTCCAGTTACCGCCACCGACGCCCGGGTAGATCTTCTGCCGCCAGATGACATGGTTGACACCCCAGCGCTGAGCGTTGGCCAGCGCGTAACCGGCGATCTGGTCGCCGAGCAGAATCCCGGCCTCACTGTGATAGTCGGGGATCATCACGTCGATGGCCAGCCCGTCGGGATGCCATCGCAGCGGGTCCTGGCGGTAGCCGTAGATGGTCGTGATCTCCTGAAACAGCACGCCGATGGTGCGGGCCGCCCAGATGGTCTTGACCTGCAGCCCGTTCTCCGGGGCCGCGCCGGGGGGCAGCGGGAAGGTGAACTGCTGACCTTCGGTGGGCATCGGCACGCTGGCCGCCAGCGCCGCAGCCTCGGCGGGGTTGGCGATCCGCATACCCCCGCTGGGCTGGGCCGGTGGCGAGGACGGTGCCGCCTGCGGGGTCTCGGTGGGTTTGGGCGCCGCATCGTTGCTGCTCTGGGCATAGATGAGGGCACCGGAGATAGCCAACGACGTCAGAATGGCCAGGCTGCGACCGCAGAACCTGGCGATCTTTCGTCCGTCCACCAAGAGAACTGTAGTGACTTGACGCCGGTTGGCGCGGGACCGGTGGTTTCGCGCGGCTACCGAGTCCGGTACTCCGGGGTCCAGCGGGCCCGCCGGACGGTCTCGGCGACCTCCTCATCGGAGGCCGCCGGTGCCACGCCGTCACGCACCGCCTGGATGGCGACCGCGGTGGCGATCCGGGTGGTGATCTCGGGCAGGTCCGCGAACGCGGGCAGCAGCGGCTGGTCGGCGTCGGTCAGCGCGGGGGAGGCGTCGCCGAGCGTGGTGGCGGCAGCACGCATCATGGCATCGGTGACGCGCGAGGCGCGTGCGGCGGTGACCGCCAGTCCGATCGCCGGGAAGATATATACGTTGTTGCACTGCGCGACGCGGCGGCTGCGCTGGCCGTGCGGGATCGGGGGGAAGGGCGACCCGGTGGCGATCAGGGCACGCCCGCCGGTCCACTCGTCCAGCTCTGCCGGGTGCGCCTCGGCTCGGCTGGTGGGATTGGACAGCGGGAAGATGATCGGCCGGTCGGTCTTGGCCGCCAGCTCCCGAACGATGCTTTCGGTGAACGCACCGGCCACCGTCGACAGGCCCAGCAAGATCCCCACATCGACGTGGTGCACCACATCGGCCAGGCCGCGGGCGTCCCAGCCCGACACCCGCGACGCGGATTGGGCGAATCGGCGCTGGCTCTCGGACAGGTCGTCGCGGTCGTCGGTCAGCAACCCATTGATGTCGATCGCCCAGATCCGCTCGGCGGCCTGCGCGTCGGAGAGGCCTTCGGCGACCATCTGTTGCCGGATCATCTCCAGCACGCCGATGCCCGCCGAACCGGCGCCGAGCATCACCACCTGTTGCTGGGACAGCGGGCGTCCCGCGGCGCGGACAGCACCGTGCAGCGCGCCCAGGGCCACGGCTGCGGTGCCCTGGATGTCGTCGTTGAATGTCAGCATCCGGTCCCGGTAGCGATTCAGCAGTGGCAGCGCATGCACGGTGGCAAAGTCCTCCCACTGCAGCAGGACCTCCGGCATTTCCTCGCGCACCACCGCGACGAAGTCGTCGACGAAGGCGTAGTACTCCTCGTCGCTGATCCGGCGGTGACGCCACCCCAGGTATTGCGGATCGTGGAGCAGTTCGACGTTGTCGGTGCCGACATCGAGAATGATCGGCAAGGTGCGGGCCGGATCGATTCCGCCGATCAGGGTGTAGAGCGACAGCTTGCCGATCGGAATGCCCATGCCGCCGATGCCCTGGTCGCCCAGGCCCAGGATGCGCTGTCCGTCGGTCACGACGATGACATCGACCTGGTGTTCCCAACGGTTGCGCAGCACTTCCCGTAGCCGATCGCGATCCGGGTAGGACACGAACAGTCCACGCGGCCGCCGGTAGATCTCGCTGAACTGCCGGCACGCGTCGCCCACCGTCGGGGTATAGACGATCGGCAGCATCTCCTCGATGTGGTCACTGAGCAGCCGGTAGAACAACGTCTCATTGCGGTCCTGCAGAGCGCGCAGGTAGCTGTGCTTGTCCAGATCATCGCGCCGGTTGGAGAACTCGGCGTAGGTGTGCGCGACCTGTTCGGCGATCGTCTTCACCGCAACCGGCAGCAGACCCAACAGGCCCAGCTCCCGGCGCTCGTCCTGGCTGAATGCGGTGCCCTTGGTGGTGAGCGGATCGAACAGCAGATCCTGACCTCGGCGTTGCGGCTGTTGTGGGGTCACCGAGTCGCCTTTCTCATCAACCGCCGGCCGGTGCGGCGTCTAGGAACCGGGGCACAGCTCCTGGCGGGCTGCCTCGGCGATCAGGGGGAACTGCGGCC is a window encoding:
- a CDS encoding DUF6319 family protein, translating into MTAPTIAAQAPTTDPDSSMDAVTQAPTAPEAPAAPAALVAPETKEPVKKSAGKKSKTLELTLTVTGTADGEWHAEIKQGSSYLVRNLEVAAAAVSRAAKELHEELFAPIEALMAEARSQHAARVAALEAELEAARKALADLD
- a CDS encoding glycoside hydrolase yields the protein MVDGRKIARFCGRSLAILTSLAISGALIYAQSSNDAAPKPTETPQAAPSSPPAQPSGGMRIANPAEAAALAASVPMPTEGQQFTFPLPPGAAPENGLQVKTIWAARTIGVLFQEITTIYGYRQDPLRWHPDGLAIDVMIPDYHSEAGILLGDQIAGYALANAQRWGVNHVIWRQKIYPGVGGGNWTSDYGNETANHYDHVHIATDGGGYPTGQETYYISSMSPPPKD
- a CDS encoding NAD-dependent malic enzyme — translated: MTPQQPQRRGQDLLFDPLTTKGTAFSQDERRELGLLGLLPVAVKTIAEQVAHTYAEFSNRRDDLDKHSYLRALQDRNETLFYRLLSDHIEEMLPIVYTPTVGDACRQFSEIYRRPRGLFVSYPDRDRLREVLRNRWEHQVDVIVVTDGQRILGLGDQGIGGMGIPIGKLSLYTLIGGIDPARTLPIILDVGTDNVELLHDPQYLGWRHRRISDEEYYAFVDDFVAVVREEMPEVLLQWEDFATVHALPLLNRYRDRMLTFNDDIQGTAAVALGALHGAVRAAGRPLSQQQVVMLGAGSAGIGVLEMIRQQMVAEGLSDAQAAERIWAIDINGLLTDDRDDLSESQRRFAQSASRVSGWDARGLADVVHHVDVGILLGLSTVAGAFTESIVRELAAKTDRPIIFPLSNPTSRAEAHPAELDEWTGGRALIATGSPFPPIPHGQRSRRVAQCNNVYIFPAIGLAVTAARASRVTDAMMRAAATTLGDASPALTDADQPLLPAFADLPEITTRIATAVAIQAVRDGVAPAASDEEVAETVRRARWTPEYRTR